A genomic region of Prochlorococcus marinus XMU1405 contains the following coding sequences:
- the rpsT gene encoding 30S ribosomal protein S20 — translation MANNKSAKKRIEIAERNRLINKSYKSTVRTLTKKTLENCQKYKKDPTEDNKNLVKISLNNVFSLIDKAVKKNVLHKNNGANKKSKINNFVKTTFTAK, via the coding sequence GTGGCCAATAACAAATCAGCAAAAAAGAGAATAGAGATTGCCGAAAGAAATCGCCTTATCAATAAATCATATAAGTCTACAGTAAGGACTTTGACTAAAAAAACTTTAGAAAATTGCCAAAAATACAAAAAAGATCCCACTGAGGATAATAAAAATTTAGTGAAAATAAGTCTTAATAACGTTTTTAGTTTAATTGATAAAGCAGTTAAAAAAAATGTTCTTCACAAGAATAATGGGGCTAATAAGAAATCAAAAATCAACAATTTTGTAAAAACTACTTTCACCGCTAAATAA
- a CDS encoding DNA-directed RNA polymerase subunit beta': MTSSKPKKTSRVRKTTKNSKKNNPVTMPTLAKTPPSFKNKVIDKKALKNLVSWSFKTHGTAITAAMADNLKDLGFKYATQAAVSISVDDLKVPAAKQDLIGQAEEQISATEECYRLGEITEVERHTKVIDTWTETNERLVDAVKNNFNENDPLNSVWMMANSGARGNMSQVRQLVGMRGLMANPQGEIIDLPIRTNFREGLTVTEYVISSYGARKGLVDTALRTADSGYLTRRLVDVAQDVIVREEDCGTERSIVVEAEDGKFGARLLGRLTAEDIFDSEDNLIVPQNTAIDPSLSGKIELSSIKKVKIRSPLTCEANRSVCRRCYGWALAHNHLVDLGEAVGIIAAQSIGEPGTQLTMRTFHTGGVSTAESGVVRSKIAGKVEFSSKAKVRGYRTPHGVEAKQAEVDFILKIVPQGNTSTKSQKIEVSSGSLLFVENGEEINSDITVAQITAGAVKKSVEKATKDVICDLAGQVRYDKVIQPKEVTDRQGNITLKAQRLGRLWVLAGDVYNLPPNAIPVISSGKYVKEGNVLAEASQSSEFGGQVRLRESVGDSREVQIVTTSMSLSNFKLITESTHSGQIHHLESEDGTSYRLTTSPGSKLSSGEIIADLSDERYRTKTGGLVKYSPELSVKKARSSKNGFEVSHGGTLLWIPQETHEINKDISLLMIEDMKWIEAGTEVVKDIFSQTSGIVTVTQKNDILREITVRNGTFHECDDEEVLNRFSEEGSLVNPGEKILDGIDNQEILFVQKLENPKCRGLLLRTVEEFTIPDQAELPQLSHIKQEKGPHLGLKAIQRLTYKDGELIKSVEGVELLRTHLSVESFDATPQMTIDVESIEDEKDASINRLNLVILESILVRRDTISDSSHGSTHTELQVKNKQLVKEGDVIATTQILCKEEGIVQLPNVSDDEPIRRLIVEREEDKIKIKISNKAAVKVGDRVVDGDDISKSEKSTSCGEIEEISSNSVTLRLGRPYMVSPDSVLHVKDGDLVLRGDGLALLVFERQKTGDIVQGLPRIEELLEARRPRDSAILCKKSGIVQIKKGNDEESVSLTVIEKDDVVNEYQLSIGKNIMVSDGQQVKGGESLTDGPINPHELLECYFNDLKDQKTLIDAARESISKLQRTMVNEVQNVYKSQGVAIDDKHIEVIVRQMTSKVRIEDAGDTTLLPGELIELRQVEDTNQAMAITGGAPAEFTPVLLGITKASLNTDSFISAASFQETTRVLTEAAIEGKSDWLRGLKENVIIGRLIPAGTGFSGFVEELASEAGPHPDILAEESGGYRRAQNLRPDYTVDMPQTPAVSSTAILDDPSDEDLETTRNRHGIDPSSSNFAAFARPSAENQFSEDQLPDPAALEGLQEEGLLSDE; the protein is encoded by the coding sequence ATGACATCATCTAAACCTAAAAAAACTTCCAGAGTACGTAAAACTACCAAAAATTCCAAAAAGAATAATCCTGTTACAATGCCTACTTTGGCTAAAACCCCGCCTTCATTCAAGAATAAAGTAATTGATAAAAAAGCCTTAAAAAATTTAGTTTCTTGGTCCTTTAAAACTCATGGTACTGCTATAACTGCCGCCATGGCAGATAACTTAAAGGATTTAGGATTTAAATATGCTACACAAGCTGCAGTTTCTATTTCTGTTGATGACTTAAAAGTCCCTGCCGCTAAACAAGATTTGATAGGACAAGCTGAAGAGCAAATATCTGCTACTGAAGAATGTTACAGACTTGGTGAAATAACAGAAGTTGAAAGACATACAAAAGTTATTGATACCTGGACTGAAACTAATGAAAGATTAGTTGACGCTGTTAAAAATAATTTCAATGAAAACGATCCTCTAAATTCGGTTTGGATGATGGCTAATTCAGGAGCAAGAGGCAACATGTCTCAGGTAAGACAACTTGTTGGCATGAGAGGATTGATGGCTAATCCTCAAGGAGAAATTATTGACTTGCCAATAAGAACGAATTTTAGAGAGGGACTTACTGTTACTGAATATGTAATTTCTTCTTATGGAGCAAGAAAAGGCTTGGTTGATACTGCCTTAAGAACTGCTGATTCTGGATATTTAACTCGAAGGTTGGTTGATGTCGCTCAAGATGTAATTGTTAGAGAAGAAGATTGTGGGACAGAACGATCAATAGTTGTTGAAGCTGAAGATGGTAAATTTGGAGCAAGGCTTCTTGGGAGACTTACAGCTGAAGATATTTTTGATTCTGAAGATAATTTAATTGTTCCTCAAAACACTGCAATAGATCCATCATTGTCAGGAAAAATTGAGTTGTCATCAATCAAAAAAGTAAAAATAAGATCTCCATTGACTTGTGAAGCGAATAGATCGGTTTGTAGGAGATGTTATGGATGGGCTTTAGCTCATAATCATCTAGTTGACTTAGGTGAGGCAGTAGGAATCATTGCTGCTCAGTCTATTGGAGAACCTGGTACTCAATTGACAATGAGAACCTTCCATACTGGAGGTGTATCAACTGCAGAAAGTGGTGTAGTAAGATCAAAAATTGCTGGTAAAGTTGAATTCAGTTCAAAAGCAAAGGTTAGAGGTTATAGAACTCCACATGGCGTAGAAGCTAAACAAGCAGAAGTTGATTTTATTTTAAAAATAGTTCCACAAGGAAATACTTCTACCAAATCTCAAAAAATTGAGGTTTCCAGTGGATCACTTTTATTCGTTGAGAATGGTGAAGAAATTAATTCTGATATAACAGTTGCTCAAATCACTGCTGGTGCAGTAAAGAAGAGCGTTGAGAAAGCGACAAAGGATGTAATATGTGACTTGGCTGGTCAAGTTAGATATGACAAGGTTATTCAACCAAAGGAAGTCACAGATAGACAAGGAAATATTACTTTAAAAGCTCAAAGATTAGGAAGATTATGGGTTTTAGCTGGTGATGTTTATAACTTACCGCCAAATGCAATACCAGTTATCTCAAGTGGAAAATATGTAAAAGAAGGAAATGTTTTGGCAGAGGCAAGTCAATCAAGTGAGTTTGGTGGGCAAGTTAGATTAAGAGAATCAGTAGGGGATTCTAGAGAAGTGCAGATTGTCACTACGTCGATGTCTTTAAGCAATTTTAAATTAATTACAGAATCAACTCATTCAGGGCAAATCCATCATTTGGAATCTGAAGATGGAACCTCTTATCGTTTGACCACTTCTCCTGGTAGTAAATTAAGTAGTGGTGAGATCATAGCTGATTTATCTGATGAAAGGTACCGCACAAAAACTGGAGGTTTAGTAAAGTACTCACCTGAATTAAGTGTTAAAAAAGCGAGATCATCTAAAAATGGTTTTGAGGTTAGTCATGGTGGAACATTGCTCTGGATTCCACAAGAGACTCATGAAATAAACAAAGATATATCTCTTCTGATGATTGAGGATATGAAATGGATAGAAGCAGGAACAGAAGTTGTGAAAGATATATTTAGTCAAACCTCAGGAATCGTTACGGTGACTCAGAAAAATGATATTCTTCGTGAAATAACTGTAAGAAATGGAACTTTTCATGAATGTGACGATGAAGAAGTTTTAAATAGATTTTCAGAAGAAGGCAGTTTAGTAAATCCAGGCGAAAAGATTTTAGATGGAATTGATAATCAAGAAATTCTTTTCGTTCAAAAATTAGAAAACCCAAAATGTAGAGGTTTGTTATTAAGAACAGTAGAAGAATTTACTATTCCAGATCAAGCAGAGTTACCTCAATTATCACATATTAAACAGGAAAAGGGTCCTCATCTCGGCTTAAAAGCAATCCAAAGGCTTACTTATAAAGATGGTGAATTGATCAAATCAGTAGAAGGAGTTGAATTGCTCAGAACACATTTAAGCGTTGAAAGTTTTGATGCCACTCCTCAAATGACTATTGATGTAGAGTCGATTGAAGACGAAAAAGATGCATCAATAAATAGATTAAATTTAGTGATATTAGAGTCTATTCTTGTAAGAAGAGATACTATATCCGATTCCAGTCATGGCTCAACACATACAGAATTGCAAGTTAAGAATAAACAATTAGTTAAAGAAGGAGATGTAATAGCTACCACTCAAATCCTTTGTAAAGAAGAAGGAATTGTTCAATTACCAAATGTTAGTGATGATGAACCAATAAGAAGGTTAATCGTTGAAAGAGAAGAGGATAAAATTAAAATTAAGATCAGTAATAAAGCAGCCGTTAAAGTAGGCGATCGTGTAGTTGATGGTGATGATATTAGTAAATCTGAAAAGTCTACTTCTTGTGGAGAAATCGAAGAAATTTCTAGCAATTCAGTAACCTTAAGGCTTGGCAGGCCTTATATGGTTTCTCCTGATTCAGTTTTACATGTTAAAGACGGAGATTTAGTTCTCAGGGGAGATGGTTTAGCTTTACTTGTTTTTGAAAGGCAGAAAACAGGAGATATTGTTCAGGGACTACCTAGAATTGAAGAGTTATTAGAGGCTAGAAGACCCAGAGATTCTGCAATTCTATGTAAAAAATCTGGAATTGTTCAGATTAAAAAAGGCAATGATGAAGAATCAGTTTCTTTAACGGTTATTGAAAAAGATGATGTAGTTAATGAATATCAATTATCAATTGGAAAAAATATAATGGTTAGTGATGGTCAACAAGTTAAAGGTGGAGAATCTTTAACTGATGGTCCAATCAATCCGCATGAATTATTAGAGTGTTATTTTAACGATTTAAAAGATCAGAAAACTTTAATAGATGCAGCTAGAGAATCTATATCCAAACTGCAAAGAACTATGGTAAATGAAGTCCAAAACGTCTATAAGTCTCAGGGTGTCGCAATTGATGATAAACATATCGAGGTTATTGTCAGACAAATGACAAGTAAAGTCCGCATAGAAGATGCAGGTGATACTACTCTCTTACCTGGAGAACTTATAGAATTGAGGCAAGTGGAAGATACAAATCAAGCGATGGCGATTACAGGAGGAGCTCCTGCAGAGTTTACACCTGTTTTGTTGGGCATAACAAAAGCTTCTCTTAATACAGATAGCTTTATATCAGCAGCCTCATTCCAAGAAACTACAAGGGTTCTTACGGAAGCTGCAATTGAAGGAAAATCTGATTGGTTAAGAGGTTTAAAAGAAAATGTCATTATTGGTAGGCTTATACCCGCTGGTACTGGTTTTAGTGGATTTGTTGAGGAACTAGCTTCAGAGGCTGGTCCCCACCCAGATATCCTTGCTGAGGAATCTGGCGGCTATAGAAGAGCGCAGAATTTAAGACCAGACTACACAGTTGATATGCCACAAACTCCCGCAGTAAGCTCTACTGCAATACTTGATGATCCTAGTGATGAAGATTTGGAGACTACTCGCAATCGACATGGAATCGATCCCTCTTCTAGTAATTTTGCAGCCTTCGCAAGACCTAGTGCTGAAAATCAATTCTCTGAAGATCAATTGCCAGATCCAGCAGCATTGGAAGGATTACAAGAAGAGGGACTTTTGTCCGATGAATAA
- a CDS encoding DNA-directed RNA polymerase subunit gamma — protein sequence MTNSNLRTENHFDYVKISIASPQRIMDWGQRTLPNGQVVGEVTKPETINYRTLKPEMDGLFCEKIFGPSKDWECHCGKYKRVRHRGIVCERCGVEVTESRVRRHRMGYIKLAAPVSHVWYLKGIPSYVAILLDIPLRDVEQIVYFNCYVVLDPGDHKELKYKQLLTEDEWLEIEDEIYAEDSTIENEPFVGIGAEALKQLLEDLDLNQVAEELREEITSSKGQKRAKLIKRIRVIDNFIATNAKPEWMVLDAIPVIPPDLRPMVQLDGGRFATSDLNDLYRRVINRNNRLARLQEILAPEIIIRNEKRMLQEAVDALIDNGRRGRTVVGANNRALKSLSDIIEGKQGRFRQNLLGKRVDYSGRSVIVVGPKLKMHQCGLPKEMAIELFQPFVIHRLIRQNIVNNIKAAKKLIQKADDEVMQVLQEVIEGHPILLNRAPTLHRLGIQAFEPKLVGGRAIQLHPLVCPAFNADFDGDQMAVHVPLALEAQTEARMLMLASNNILSPATGEPIVTPSQDMVLGSYYLTALQPNYQKPNFGDNKITFASLEDVIFAFEDKRLSLHEWVWVRFNGEVEEEDEMSNPQKIEELEDGSRIEIWNLRRDRFDSQNNLISRFILTTVGRVVMNYTIIDSVSKT from the coding sequence ATGACAAACAGCAACTTAAGAACTGAAAATCACTTTGATTACGTCAAAATTTCAATAGCTTCTCCTCAAAGAATAATGGATTGGGGACAGAGGACATTGCCCAATGGACAAGTGGTGGGTGAGGTAACGAAACCTGAAACTATTAACTACAGAACACTTAAACCAGAAATGGATGGATTGTTTTGCGAAAAGATTTTTGGGCCTTCTAAAGATTGGGAATGCCATTGTGGTAAATACAAAAGAGTCAGACATAGAGGCATTGTTTGTGAGAGATGTGGAGTTGAGGTAACTGAGAGTAGAGTTAGAAGACATAGGATGGGATATATAAAACTTGCTGCTCCAGTTTCTCACGTATGGTATTTGAAAGGTATTCCTAGTTATGTAGCAATACTTTTGGATATTCCACTTAGAGATGTAGAACAAATTGTTTATTTTAATTGTTACGTTGTTTTAGATCCTGGAGATCACAAAGAGCTCAAATATAAGCAATTACTCACTGAGGATGAGTGGCTGGAAATTGAAGATGAAATTTACGCTGAAGATTCGACAATTGAAAATGAGCCTTTTGTGGGTATTGGTGCTGAGGCCTTGAAGCAATTACTTGAAGACCTTGATTTAAATCAGGTTGCTGAAGAGCTCAGAGAAGAAATTACTAGTAGTAAAGGTCAGAAAAGGGCAAAACTTATAAAAAGAATAAGAGTCATTGATAATTTTATTGCAACTAATGCCAAGCCAGAATGGATGGTTTTAGATGCAATTCCTGTTATACCTCCAGATCTTAGACCAATGGTTCAACTTGACGGGGGAAGGTTCGCAACTTCTGATCTAAACGATCTTTATAGAAGGGTTATAAATAGAAATAATAGACTAGCTAGACTTCAAGAAATTTTAGCTCCTGAAATTATCATTAGAAATGAAAAAAGAATGCTTCAGGAAGCAGTTGATGCTCTCATAGATAATGGAAGGAGGGGAAGAACTGTTGTCGGAGCTAATAATAGAGCTCTTAAATCCCTTAGCGATATAATTGAAGGAAAACAAGGAAGATTTAGACAAAATCTTCTTGGTAAACGTGTTGACTATTCAGGAAGATCAGTAATAGTTGTAGGCCCAAAATTGAAAATGCATCAGTGTGGTCTCCCCAAGGAAATGGCAATTGAGCTCTTCCAACCTTTTGTCATTCATAGATTAATACGTCAAAACATTGTAAATAATATTAAAGCTGCAAAAAAATTAATACAAAAAGCTGATGATGAGGTTATGCAGGTACTCCAGGAAGTTATTGAGGGTCATCCAATTCTTTTGAATAGAGCACCTACTCTCCACAGGTTAGGAATACAAGCTTTCGAACCAAAATTAGTTGGAGGCAGAGCAATACAACTTCACCCTTTAGTTTGTCCTGCATTTAATGCTGACTTTGATGGAGATCAAATGGCAGTTCATGTTCCCTTGGCATTAGAGGCACAAACTGAAGCAAGAATGCTAATGTTAGCTAGTAATAACATTCTTTCTCCTGCCACTGGTGAGCCAATTGTGACTCCATCACAAGATATGGTTTTGGGATCTTATTATCTGACTGCTTTGCAACCAAATTATCAAAAACCAAATTTTGGAGATAATAAAATTACTTTTGCTTCACTAGAAGACGTAATTTTTGCTTTTGAAGATAAAAGACTCAGCTTACATGAATGGGTATGGGTTAGATTTAATGGAGAAGTAGAAGAAGAAGATGAAATGAGTAATCCACAAAAAATTGAAGAGCTAGAAGATGGATCAAGAATAGAAATATGGAATTTAAGAAGAGATAGATTTGACTCTCAGAATAATTTGATCAGTAGATTTATTCTTACAACTGTCGGGAGGGTAGTGATGAATTATACCATCATTGATTCTGTATCAAAAACGTAA
- a CDS encoding TatD family hydrolase, whose product MSDIELIDSHCHLIFENFEKDLEDVIQRLRSRGVKKLVHACCELKEIPKLKKLSHEFNEIFYSVGLHPLEAEKWEINSKSFLRTSAKKDRRVVAIGELGLDFFKSENKTQQINALIPQMELAYELELPVIIHCRDAANEMIEICNELYEKGKCPRGVLHCWTGTPKEMKQFLDLGFYISFSGIVTFPKAHEIHECAKIVPPDKYLIETDSPFLAPVPHRGKRNEPAFVENVANFIADLRSTELVNIAKESSKNAEDLFKFDLLS is encoded by the coding sequence ATGAGCGATATTGAACTCATAGACTCTCACTGTCATTTAATATTCGAAAATTTTGAGAAAGATCTTGAAGATGTAATCCAAAGATTGCGCTCAAGAGGTGTAAAAAAACTAGTTCATGCATGTTGTGAATTAAAAGAAATTCCTAAGTTAAAAAAATTATCCCATGAGTTTAATGAAATTTTTTATTCAGTGGGTTTGCATCCGTTAGAGGCCGAAAAATGGGAAATAAATTCTAAATCTTTTTTAAGAACCTCCGCTAAAAAAGATAGGAGAGTTGTAGCGATTGGGGAATTAGGTTTAGATTTTTTTAAAAGTGAAAATAAAACTCAGCAAATTAATGCTCTTATTCCACAAATGGAGTTGGCTTATGAACTTGAATTGCCTGTAATTATCCATTGCAGAGATGCTGCAAATGAAATGATCGAGATTTGTAATGAACTTTATGAAAAAGGTAAATGCCCTAGAGGCGTGCTTCATTGCTGGACAGGAACTCCAAAAGAAATGAAGCAATTCTTGGATCTTGGTTTTTATATAAGTTTTAGTGGAATAGTGACTTTTCCAAAAGCACATGAAATTCATGAGTGTGCCAAAATAGTTCCTCCCGATAAATACTTAATTGAAACTGACTCACCCTTTTTAGCTCCTGTCCCCCATAGAGGGAAAAGGAATGAACCTGCATTTGTTGAAAATGTTGCAAATTTCATCGCAGATTTGAGGTCTACGGAATTAGTTAATATTGCAAAAGAGTCATCCAAAAATGCTGAAGATTTGTTTAAATTTGACTTGTTAAGTTGA
- the rpoB gene encoding DNA-directed RNA polymerase subunit beta, producing the protein MSSSALQVAKTATYLPDLVEVQRASFKWFLEKGLIEELQNFSPISDYTGKLELHFIGEEYKLKRPRHDVEEAKRRDATFASQMYVTCRLINKETGEIKEQEVFIGELPLMTERGTFIINGAERVIVNQIVRSPGVYFKDEQDKNGRRTYNASVIPNRGAWLKFETDKNNLLFVRVDKTRKINAHVLMRAMGLSDNDVVDKLRHPEFYQNSIDSANDEGINSEDQALLELYKKLRPGEPPSVSGGQQLLHSRFFDPKRYDLGRVGRYKINKKLRLTVPDEVRTLTHEDVLSTIDYLINLELDVGGASLDDIDHLGNRRVRSVGELLQNQVRVGLNRLERIIKERMTVGETDSLTPAQLVNPKPLVAAIKEFFGSSQLSQFMDQTNPLAELTHKRRISALGPGGLTRERAGFAVRDIHPSHYGRLCPIETPEGPNAGLINSLATHARVNEYGFIETPFWKVNNGKVIKEGNPVYLSADLEDECRVAPGDVATDKDGNILASLIPVRYRQDFEKVPPYQVDYVQLSPVQVISVATSLIPFLEHDDANRALMGSNMQRQAVPLLRPERPLVGTGLESQVARDSGMVPITKVNGTVSYVDANEIIVKDNNGNEHFHYLQKYQRSNQDTCLNQRPIVKIGDQVISGQVLADGSACEGGEIALGQNVLIAYMPWEGYNYEDAILVSERMVTDDLYTSVHIEKYEIEARQTKLGPEEITREIPNISEESLNNLDEMGIIRIGAFVESGDILVGKVTPKGESDQPPEEKLLRAIFGEKARDVRDNSLRVPKTEKGRVLDVRIYTREQGDELPPGANMVVRVYVAQRRKIQVGDKMAGRHGNKGIISRILPREDMPYLPDGTPVDIVLNPLGVPSRMNVGQVFELLMGWAASNLNCRVKVVPFDEMYGAEKSHQTVQAFLEEASKQPGKAWVYNPEDPGKLLLKDGRTGEPFDQPVAVGYSHFLKLVHLVDDKIHARSTGPYSLVTQQPLGGKAQQGGQRLGEMEVWALEAYGAAYTLQELLTVKSDDMQGRNEALNAIVKGKPIPRPGTPESFKVLMRELQSLGLDIGVYTDEGKEVDLMQDINPRRNTPSRPTYESLGTSEYEED; encoded by the coding sequence ATGAGCAGTAGCGCTTTACAGGTAGCAAAAACAGCTACTTATCTACCAGATTTAGTTGAAGTACAAAGAGCAAGCTTTAAATGGTTTTTGGAAAAGGGTCTAATAGAGGAGTTACAAAATTTTTCTCCCATTTCTGATTACACAGGTAAATTAGAATTACATTTTATTGGTGAAGAATACAAGTTAAAAAGACCAAGACATGATGTTGAGGAAGCAAAAAGAAGAGATGCAACATTTGCTTCTCAAATGTATGTAACTTGCAGGTTAATTAATAAAGAGACAGGCGAAATAAAAGAACAAGAGGTATTTATAGGAGAGTTACCATTAATGACTGAAAGAGGAACTTTCATCATAAATGGTGCTGAAAGGGTAATTGTTAATCAAATTGTTAGAAGTCCAGGAGTATACTTCAAAGATGAACAAGATAAAAATGGTCGAAGAACTTATAATGCTAGTGTTATTCCTAATAGGGGTGCATGGTTAAAATTTGAGACTGACAAAAATAATTTACTTTTCGTAAGAGTTGATAAAACAAGAAAAATTAATGCTCATGTTCTTATGAGAGCGATGGGTCTTTCTGATAATGATGTTGTAGATAAACTTAGGCATCCAGAATTTTATCAAAACTCAATTGATTCAGCTAACGACGAGGGTATAAATTCAGAAGATCAAGCTTTGCTCGAGCTATACAAGAAGCTTCGTCCTGGTGAACCTCCTTCTGTTTCTGGTGGTCAACAGCTACTACATAGTAGATTTTTTGATCCCAAAAGATATGATTTAGGACGAGTTGGTAGATATAAAATTAATAAAAAATTAAGGCTTACAGTTCCTGATGAAGTTAGAACTCTAACTCATGAGGACGTTCTTTCTACTATCGATTACCTAATAAACCTAGAATTAGATGTTGGTGGTGCGAGTTTGGATGATATTGATCACCTCGGTAATAGGAGAGTTAGATCTGTAGGGGAACTCCTTCAAAATCAAGTAAGGGTTGGACTTAACCGCTTAGAGAGAATTATTAAGGAAAGAATGACTGTTGGAGAAACAGATTCTCTTACTCCAGCTCAGCTGGTTAATCCTAAACCTCTAGTGGCTGCTATCAAGGAGTTTTTTGGTTCTAGTCAATTAAGTCAATTTATGGATCAAACAAATCCTCTGGCTGAATTAACCCATAAGAGAAGAATCTCTGCTTTAGGTCCAGGAGGTTTAACAAGGGAAAGAGCAGGTTTTGCCGTAAGAGATATTCATCCCTCACATTATGGAAGATTATGTCCAATTGAGACTCCTGAAGGTCCTAATGCAGGTCTTATAAACTCTTTAGCTACTCATGCAAGAGTGAATGAGTATGGTTTTATTGAAACTCCTTTTTGGAAAGTTAATAACGGTAAAGTTATTAAAGAGGGTAATCCTGTATATCTTTCTGCTGATTTAGAAGATGAGTGCAGGGTGGCTCCAGGAGATGTGGCAACTGACAAAGATGGAAATATACTTGCAAGTCTTATTCCAGTAAGATATAGACAAGATTTTGAAAAAGTTCCTCCTTATCAAGTTGATTATGTCCAGCTTTCTCCTGTTCAGGTAATTTCAGTAGCAACTTCACTCATTCCTTTTTTGGAACATGATGATGCTAATAGAGCTCTAATGGGATCGAATATGCAACGCCAAGCCGTTCCATTACTAAGGCCAGAACGACCTTTAGTTGGTACAGGATTAGAATCTCAAGTTGCCAGAGATTCTGGAATGGTCCCCATAACAAAAGTAAACGGTACTGTATCTTACGTTGATGCTAATGAGATTATTGTTAAAGATAATAATGGTAATGAACATTTTCATTATCTCCAAAAATATCAAAGATCAAATCAAGACACATGCCTTAACCAAAGACCCATCGTAAAAATTGGAGATCAAGTCATATCCGGGCAAGTTTTAGCAGATGGATCGGCATGTGAAGGAGGAGAAATAGCACTAGGTCAGAATGTCTTGATTGCTTATATGCCATGGGAGGGATACAACTACGAGGATGCAATTCTTGTAAGCGAGAGAATGGTAACTGATGATTTATATACATCAGTGCATATTGAAAAGTATGAAATTGAAGCGAGACAAACAAAACTAGGACCTGAAGAAATTACAAGAGAAATTCCAAATATCTCTGAAGAAAGCTTGAATAATCTTGACGAAATGGGAATAATTAGAATTGGTGCTTTTGTCGAGAGTGGAGATATTCTTGTTGGAAAAGTTACTCCAAAAGGGGAATCAGACCAACCACCTGAAGAAAAACTTTTGAGAGCTATTTTCGGAGAAAAAGCCAGAGATGTTAGAGACAACTCCTTGAGAGTCCCAAAGACTGAAAAGGGGAGGGTTTTGGACGTTCGCATTTATACCAGAGAACAGGGTGATGAATTACCTCCAGGTGCCAATATGGTAGTTAGAGTTTATGTGGCCCAGAGAAGGAAAATCCAAGTAGGAGATAAAATGGCTGGAAGGCATGGTAATAAGGGGATTATAAGCAGAATCTTGCCTAGAGAAGATATGCCTTACTTGCCTGATGGAACACCTGTAGATATTGTTCTTAATCCCTTAGGAGTTCCTAGTAGAATGAATGTTGGACAAGTTTTTGAATTATTGATGGGTTGGGCAGCCTCCAACTTAAATTGTAGGGTTAAAGTCGTTCCATTTGATGAAATGTATGGTGCTGAAAAATCACATCAGACTGTTCAGGCATTTTTAGAGGAGGCTTCGAAACAACCTGGAAAAGCATGGGTTTATAATCCTGAAGATCCCGGAAAGTTATTACTTAAAGATGGCAGGACAGGTGAACCCTTTGATCAGCCAGTTGCGGTTGGATACTCCCACTTTCTTAAGTTAGTCCATTTGGTTGATGATAAAATACATGCCAGATCAACTGGGCCTTACTCTTTGGTTACACAACAACCCTTGGGTGGTAAAGCCCAGCAAGGTGGGCAAAGACTTGGTGAAATGGAAGTTTGGGCTCTTGAAGCTTATGGCGCAGCTTATACCCTCCAAGAATTATTAACAGTAAAATCTGATGATATGCAAGGAAGAAATGAAGCTCTTAATGCGATTGTAAAAGGCAAGCCAATCCCAAGGCCTGGTACACCTGAGTCATTTAAAGTTCTCATGAGGGAATTACAATCTTTAGGATTAGATATTGGGGTTTACACAGATGAAGGAAAAGAGGTTGATTTAATGCAAGATATAAATCCTAGAAGAAATACTCCATCAAGGCCGACCTATGAATCACTAGGAACCTCTGAATATGAAGAAGATTAA